The following are from one region of the Streptomyces changanensis genome:
- a CDS encoding phospholipase D-like domain-containing protein produces the protein MRTASRWRSRRLAAALSTMVLAAGIHLGGADEAAAVVPQGPIFNKPTGTYEEQHAIRIRLLTYISTAAPQSDIKVALYHLYDEEVARALADAHTQRGVNVQVMLDSTSVIPTDGSYAILKDALGTDRTKGSFVGLCPPKQSCLGDPDALPSSSLNHNKFWLFSQVDGASDLVVQSSSNMSPSAYTRMWNDAFVLPSNPAVYGTYASYFDKLVAMDWRAWTYTSVAHSPFKAYFFPYSGTGNSRDTIWNTLDNVTCKWTEGTTTRQTKVRVAVLRLTRQGVAEKLTALRRAGCAVDVLYAETDSAAGSGTPGTWEALHASGGPTLRCHNHDEDGNPKTTNSVIHSKYLLIDGKYDGAVNKLVWTGSHNYSGPALRENDEALLKIDDSAHHDAYVANFNAAKAAAVPGAADDTDACKGVKSTSDD, from the coding sequence ATGCGCACGGCATCACGCTGGAGATCACGCAGGCTCGCCGCGGCCCTGAGCACCATGGTGCTGGCTGCCGGGATCCACCTCGGCGGCGCCGACGAGGCGGCGGCGGTCGTGCCCCAGGGGCCGATCTTCAACAAGCCGACCGGCACGTACGAAGAGCAGCACGCGATCCGGATCCGGCTGCTGACCTACATATCCACCGCCGCCCCCCAGTCGGACATCAAGGTGGCGCTGTACCACCTGTACGACGAGGAGGTGGCCCGGGCCCTCGCCGACGCCCACACCCAGCGCGGGGTGAACGTACAGGTCATGCTCGACTCGACGAGCGTGATCCCCACGGACGGTTCGTACGCCATCCTCAAGGACGCGCTGGGCACGGATCGCACCAAGGGGTCGTTCGTGGGCCTGTGCCCGCCCAAGCAGTCCTGTCTGGGCGATCCCGACGCGCTGCCGAGCAGCTCCCTCAACCACAACAAGTTCTGGCTGTTCTCCCAGGTGGACGGGGCTTCCGACCTGGTGGTGCAGAGCTCGTCGAACATGTCGCCCTCGGCGTACACCCGTATGTGGAACGACGCCTTCGTGCTCCCGTCCAACCCTGCCGTGTACGGCACGTACGCGAGCTACTTCGACAAGCTCGTCGCGATGGACTGGCGGGCGTGGACGTACACGTCGGTCGCCCACTCCCCCTTCAAGGCGTACTTCTTCCCCTACTCGGGGACGGGCAACTCCCGGGACACCATCTGGAACACGCTCGACAACGTGACCTGCAAGTGGACCGAGGGCACCACCACCCGCCAGACCAAGGTCCGCGTCGCCGTGCTGCGGCTGACCCGTCAGGGCGTCGCGGAGAAGCTGACGGCGCTTCGCAGGGCGGGCTGCGCCGTCGACGTGCTCTACGCGGAGACCGACAGCGCCGCCGGCTCCGGGACCCCGGGCACCTGGGAGGCCCTCCACGCCTCCGGCGGTCCTACGCTGCGCTGTCACAACCACGACGAGGACGGCAACCCCAAGACCACCAACTCCGTGATCCACTCCAAGTACCTGCTGATCGACGGCAAGTACGACGGCGCGGTGAACAAGCTGGTCTGGACCGGCAGCCACAACTACTCGGGGCCGGCGCTGCGCGAGAACGACGAGGCCCTCCTCAAGATCGACGACTCCGCCCATCACGACGCGTACGTGGCGAACTTCAACGCGGCGAAGGCGGCGGCGGTCCCGGGGGCCGCGGACGACACCGACGCGTGCAAGGGCGTGAAGTCGACCTCGGACGACTGA
- a CDS encoding ArsR/SmtB family transcription factor: MGHGIDTADSATTRERLEAVGTADVAATLQALATPSRLRILAHLQEGPCSVGDLAEAVGMETSACSHQLRLLRNLGLVSGERHGRSIVYALYDNHVAELLDQALHHVEHLRLGLRDTPAAVAEDAPAGP; encoded by the coding sequence ATGGGCCACGGAATCGACACCGCCGACAGCGCCACCACCCGGGAACGCCTGGAGGCCGTCGGCACCGCAGACGTCGCTGCCACCCTGCAGGCCCTCGCCACACCTTCCCGGCTCCGCATCCTGGCCCACCTCCAGGAAGGTCCCTGCTCCGTGGGCGACCTCGCGGAGGCCGTCGGCATGGAGACGTCCGCCTGCTCGCACCAGCTCCGCCTGCTGCGCAACCTGGGACTGGTCTCCGGCGAACGCCACGGCCGTTCCATCGTCTACGCCCTCTACGACAACCACGTCGCCGAACTCCTCGACCAGGCGCTCCACCATGTCGAGCACCTGCGCTTGGGACTGCGCGACACCCCCGCAGCCGTCGCCGAAGACGCCCCGGCCGGCCCGTGA
- a CDS encoding peptidase M16 family protein, protein MQRTTVDGVTVLWAPGPAPLSAALTFGCGARDESFRTIGVTHLIEHLAMSTLPRLHHEHNASVDLEVTRFTASGRPEQITAFLAAICAALSDLPLDRIRHEAGILTAEASSVTSPAAAFLLNQRFGARGPGLAPYVGPGYDRLSADAVRAHAAAYFTRGNAVLQLTGPPPEGLRLPLPEGRPPQRTTPAARTGASWDEAPIEGAAIALATPVGSPAAALGLALLEHRLTELARHRRGLSYVVQAESSLRDEHTLDTLLSLDCRPGQEAETAELLWQEALRLGRELPTEAELKDEIEGFRESYEDPRAVEAELDRAAAAQLFGLPPRDAAARLAALRAVVPEDVRACLARATAGAQLAVAPDVEPRLAAPDGRPLPRGACWEHGVLPAGEVFRPPLSARARYGAARRSRLVLTGDGVAEIDGDGRLHHIRFDEIVGLERDGEDRTLFGASGCLMELSPRKYSGCGKVIRAVDAAVPAGLAYEASALAPQDPEKT, encoded by the coding sequence ATGCAGCGCACGACCGTCGACGGTGTCACCGTCCTGTGGGCCCCTGGCCCGGCCCCCCTCAGCGCGGCGCTCACCTTCGGGTGCGGCGCCCGCGACGAGAGTTTCCGCACCATCGGGGTCACCCACCTCATCGAGCACCTGGCGATGAGCACGCTGCCCCGGCTGCACCACGAACACAACGCCTCCGTCGACCTGGAAGTCACCCGCTTCACCGCTTCCGGCCGCCCGGAACAGATCACGGCCTTCCTGGCGGCGATCTGCGCCGCCCTGTCCGACCTGCCGCTGGACCGGATCCGGCACGAGGCCGGCATCCTGACCGCCGAGGCGTCCTCGGTCACGTCACCGGCCGCCGCCTTCCTGCTCAACCAGCGGTTCGGGGCCCGAGGTCCCGGTCTCGCGCCCTACGTCGGGCCCGGTTACGACCGGCTCTCCGCGGACGCCGTCCGGGCCCACGCCGCCGCGTACTTCACCCGCGGAAACGCCGTCCTCCAGCTCACCGGGCCTCCGCCCGAAGGTCTGCGGCTGCCCCTGCCCGAGGGCCGGCCGCCGCAACGCACGACTCCGGCCGCGCGTACCGGTGCGTCCTGGGACGAGGCGCCGATCGAGGGAGCCGCCATCGCCCTGGCCACGCCCGTCGGCTCACCGGCGGCCGCTCTCGGTCTCGCGCTCCTCGAGCACCGGCTCACCGAGCTCGCACGGCATCGTCGCGGCCTGAGCTACGTGGTCCAGGCCGAGTCGAGCCTGCGGGACGAACACACCCTGGACACCCTGCTCTCACTGGACTGCCGCCCCGGCCAGGAAGCCGAGACGGCGGAGCTGCTCTGGCAGGAAGCACTGCGCCTGGGTCGGGAGCTGCCCACCGAGGCCGAGCTGAAGGACGAGATCGAGGGCTTCCGGGAGAGCTACGAGGACCCGCGGGCCGTGGAGGCCGAGCTTGACCGAGCGGCTGCCGCCCAGCTGTTCGGACTGCCGCCCCGGGACGCCGCGGCCCGGCTGGCCGCCCTGCGTGCCGTTGTGCCCGAGGACGTGCGTGCCTGTCTCGCGCGAGCCACCGCCGGCGCGCAGTTGGCCGTGGCGCCGGACGTCGAGCCCCGGCTGGCCGCCCCGGACGGACGGCCGCTGCCTCGGGGTGCCTGCTGGGAGCACGGCGTGCTGCCCGCGGGCGAGGTGTTCCGACCGCCGCTGTCGGCGCGCGCGAGGTACGGCGCGGCGCGCCGGTCCCGACTGGTGCTGACCGGCGACGGTGTGGCGGAGATCGACGGGGACGGGCGACTGCACCACATACGCTTCGACGAGATCGTCGGCCTGGAGCGGGATGGTGAGGACCGCACGCTCTTCGGGGCGTCCGGCTGCCTGATGGAGCTCTCGCCCCGGAAGTACAGCGGGTGCGGCAAGGTGATCCGAGCGGTGGACGCCGCGGTGCCGGCGGGCCTCGCGTACGAGGCCTCGGCACTGGCGCCGCAGGACCCCGAGAAGACGTAG
- a CDS encoding class I SAM-dependent methyltransferase has protein sequence MADVLWEWSKSGTRHAALHRLLRRLPGTGSAGAYRFGLVERPHYAYGVRRATELAARLGHRGVTVVEFGVAGGNGLLALAEHARYYAAATGVAVRVVGFDSGAGMPATRDPRDLPYLFGPGFYTMDHDRLRARLGEAELVLGDLAETLPAYLASRAELLRRHPVGFVSLDLDYYSSTVTALEVFRRPAHEHLLPRVTCYLDDVPGTIERIGEAAAIADFNADHPARPIGRVLGLRAFTPFDPPWADQIYVHHRLDHPDYARLEVGATGDQLPLSP, from the coding sequence GTGGCGGACGTGCTGTGGGAGTGGTCGAAGTCCGGCACCCGGCACGCCGCCCTGCACCGGCTGTTGCGACGGTTGCCCGGGACCGGCTCCGCGGGGGCGTACCGGTTCGGTCTGGTGGAGCGGCCGCACTACGCCTACGGGGTGCGCCGGGCCACCGAGCTGGCCGCGCGGTTGGGTCACCGGGGGGTGACGGTGGTGGAGTTCGGAGTGGCCGGGGGCAACGGGCTGCTGGCCTTGGCCGAGCACGCCCGGTACTACGCCGCCGCCACCGGGGTGGCGGTGCGGGTGGTCGGCTTCGACAGCGGTGCGGGCATGCCCGCCACCAGGGACCCCCGCGATCTCCCCTACCTGTTCGGCCCCGGTTTCTACACCATGGACCACGACCGGCTCCGCGCCCGCCTGGGCGAGGCGGAGCTGGTACTGGGGGACCTCGCCGAGACCCTGCCCGCGTACCTCGCCTCCCGGGCGGAGCTGCTGCGCCGGCACCCGGTCGGCTTCGTCAGCCTGGACCTGGACTACTACTCCTCGACCGTGACCGCCTTGGAGGTCTTCCGGCGTCCGGCGCACGAGCACCTGCTGCCGCGGGTCACCTGCTACCTGGACGACGTGCCCGGCACCATCGAGCGGATCGGCGAAGCCGCCGCCATCGCCGACTTCAACGCCGACCACCCCGCCAGGCCGATCGGCCGGGTGCTGGGACTGCGCGCGTTCACGCCCTTCGACCCACCGTGGGCCGACCAGATCTACGTGCACCACCGACTGGACCACCCCGACTACGCGCGCCTGGAGGTCGGCGCCACCGGTGACCAACTGCCCCTGTCCCCGTGA
- a CDS encoding ArsR/SmtB family transcription factor — translation MTDERRTEAARRRTVDSPEVLKALSHPLRLRILRHLGAAGPATSTTLAAALGENTGTLSYHLRMLERSGLVEDIPERSTGRERWWRGVRGLDIRRPPQDELTEAERAMSAELDRMRMEEDVELARQFTAGQAGSDGWMRGSRSLVHLTKGELDAFHDDYLALLARYARDPEDAPGDARPVLLRWFGLPAD, via the coding sequence ATGACGGACGAGCGGAGAACGGAAGCCGCACGGCGGCGCACGGTCGACAGCCCCGAGGTGCTCAAGGCCCTGTCACACCCTTTGCGCCTGCGCATCCTGCGCCACCTCGGTGCGGCGGGCCCGGCCACGTCGACGACGCTGGCCGCCGCCCTCGGCGAGAACACCGGGACGCTCAGCTACCACCTGCGCATGCTGGAGCGCAGCGGTCTCGTCGAGGACATCCCCGAGCGCTCCACCGGGCGTGAGCGCTGGTGGCGCGGGGTGCGCGGCCTCGACATCCGCAGGCCGCCGCAGGACGAGCTGACGGAGGCGGAGCGCGCCATGTCGGCCGAACTGGACCGGATGAGGATGGAGGAGGACGTCGAGCTCGCCCGGCAATTCACCGCCGGGCAGGCCGGGTCCGACGGCTGGATGCGGGGTTCACGCAGCCTCGTCCATCTCACGAAGGGGGAGCTGGACGCGTTCCACGACGACTATCTGGCCCTGCTCGCGCGCTACGCCCGTGACCCCGAGGACGCCCCCGGCGACGCGCGCCCCGTACTCCTGCGCTGGTTCGGCCTGCCCGCTGACTGA
- a CDS encoding STAS domain-containing protein, with product MPVARLEITPAIVERDAVLALSGELDMAGEAPLTGAVGELLAAGYRRIVLDCAGLEFCDSRGFTILLLVREAVLDADGGLVLAAAPERLMSLLTLVGAQEIFTLAPTVEQARLALAEHDTGTGTDADADADADADSGATPT from the coding sequence ATGCCGGTGGCAAGGCTGGAGATCACGCCGGCGATCGTGGAGCGGGACGCGGTGCTGGCGTTGAGTGGTGAGCTCGACATGGCCGGCGAGGCGCCGTTGACCGGTGCGGTCGGTGAGCTGCTCGCAGCCGGCTACCGGCGCATCGTGCTGGACTGCGCGGGGCTGGAGTTCTGCGACTCGCGCGGCTTCACCATTCTGCTGCTGGTCCGGGAGGCCGTCCTCGACGCCGACGGAGGGCTGGTGTTGGCGGCGGCCCCGGAACGGCTCATGTCCCTCCTGACGCTCGTCGGCGCACAGGAGATCTTCACCCTCGCCCCCACCGTCGAGCAGGCCCGGCTGGCCCTGGCCGAACACGACACCGGCACCGGCACCGACGCAGACGCCGACGCCGACGCCGACGCCGACAGCGGGGCAACCCCGACGTGA
- a CDS encoding MerR family transcriptional regulator — protein MLIGELSRRTGVNPHQLRYYEAQGLLVPDRGDNGYRAYGDDAVLAVAQIRKLLDAGLSTREIGYLQPCVSGVAPDLRPCPETLDLLRARIAALDEQIDTLVESRGTLRKYLAATERRLAGQ, from the coding sequence ATGCTGATCGGGGAGCTGAGCCGGCGGACCGGGGTGAACCCGCACCAACTGCGGTACTACGAGGCGCAGGGCCTGCTGGTGCCCGACCGCGGTGACAACGGCTACCGCGCGTACGGTGACGACGCCGTCCTGGCCGTGGCCCAGATCAGGAAGCTGCTCGACGCCGGGCTGTCGACCCGGGAGATCGGGTACCTCCAACCGTGCGTCAGCGGGGTGGCCCCCGACCTGCGGCCCTGCCCGGAGACCCTGGACCTGCTGCGGGCGCGCATCGCCGCACTGGACGAGCAGATCGACACGCTCGTCGAGTCCCGCGGGACACTGCGGAAGTACCTGGCGGCCACGGAGCGCCGGCTGGCCGGCCAGTAG
- a CDS encoding M23 family metallopeptidase: protein MASSALTVAAIGLTAAPPAAAVDYYYELPYPSGESYLVTQGPEGTYSHTGPYNEYAWDFGLPANYEVSAAQGGTVLVSDWSPYWQNGIEVIIRHSNGQCTHYAHLNRAIYNTGDWVPQGRIIGWSGATGAASGPHLHFQVINCNTRVGIPATLQGWTPPTGSRPVSVNTRA, encoded by the coding sequence ATGGCAAGCTCGGCACTCACCGTCGCAGCGATCGGCCTCACGGCAGCCCCTCCGGCCGCGGCCGTCGACTACTACTACGAACTCCCCTACCCATCGGGTGAGTCCTACCTCGTCACCCAAGGGCCCGAAGGCACCTACTCCCACACCGGCCCGTACAACGAGTACGCCTGGGACTTCGGCTTGCCGGCGAACTACGAGGTCTCCGCCGCCCAGGGCGGCACGGTGCTCGTCTCGGACTGGTCGCCGTACTGGCAGAACGGCATCGAGGTCATCATCCGCCACTCGAACGGCCAGTGCACCCACTACGCGCACCTCAACCGGGCCATCTACAACACGGGCGACTGGGTCCCGCAGGGCCGGATCATCGGCTGGTCGGGAGCCACCGGGGCGGCGAGCGGCCCGCACCTGCACTTCCAGGTCATCAACTGCAACACCCGCGTCGGTATCCCGGCCACGCTGCAGGGCTGGACGCCGCCCACCGGGTCAAGACCGGTGAGCGTCAACACGCGCGCCTGA
- a CDS encoding NAD(P)-dependent oxidoreductase, whose protein sequence is MTHIGTPVTVLGLGLMGGALAEAFLRAGHPTTVWNRTRAKADGLVARGATLAESPAAALAAAPLVVVCVSDYDAVADVLDGPLDGRVVVNLTSGTPSRARALAEEVARRGGGYLDGGIMAVPEAVGTAAAVVAYSGPRPLYEAHESTLGSLGTGLHLGDDPGLSATHEMATLVLMWGMLDGFLNGAAILGTAGVSATAYLPVAQTAIDTVAGWLPGYARQVDDGTYPADDGTVDTHLAAMAHVVEESESLGVNAELPRLVKALAERAVTAGHGAGGYAALVEQFRTP, encoded by the coding sequence ATGACGCACATCGGCACACCCGTCACGGTTCTGGGACTCGGCCTGATGGGCGGCGCCCTCGCCGAGGCGTTCCTGCGCGCGGGACACCCGACGACCGTGTGGAACCGTACGAGGGCCAAGGCCGACGGCCTGGTGGCTCGGGGCGCGACGCTCGCCGAGTCTCCGGCGGCCGCGCTCGCGGCCGCCCCGCTCGTGGTGGTCTGCGTGTCGGACTACGACGCCGTGGCGGACGTCCTCGACGGACCGCTCGACGGTCGGGTCGTGGTGAACCTGACCTCGGGCACGCCCTCCCGCGCGAGAGCGCTCGCCGAGGAGGTGGCGCGGCGAGGCGGCGGCTACCTCGACGGCGGGATCATGGCCGTCCCGGAGGCCGTCGGCACGGCCGCCGCCGTGGTCGCCTACAGCGGGCCGCGACCGCTGTACGAGGCCCACGAGTCCACGCTGGGCAGTCTCGGCACGGGCCTCCACCTCGGCGACGACCCCGGACTGTCGGCGACGCACGAGATGGCCACGCTCGTCCTCATGTGGGGCATGCTCGACGGCTTCCTCAACGGCGCCGCGATCCTGGGGACGGCCGGTGTGTCCGCCACCGCGTACCTCCCCGTCGCGCAGACGGCGATCGACACGGTGGCCGGCTGGCTGCCGGGCTACGCGCGGCAGGTGGACGACGGCACCTACCCCGCCGACGACGGTACGGTCGACACCCATCTGGCGGCGATGGCGCACGTGGTCGAGGAGAGCGAGTCGCTCGGCGTCAACGCCGAGTTGCCGAGACTCGTCAAGGCACTGGCCGAGCGAGCGGTGACCGCCGGTCACGGCGCCGGCGGATACGCGGCGTTGGTGGAGCAGTTCCGCACGCCGTGA
- a CDS encoding ATP-binding protein: MTPHERSLDLTGTATASARARETAAAFLAESVRRRGRPASPAASDAVLLVASELVTNAVRHAPGPCTLRLTAHEEAVVVEVTDTNPAPPEPRAPDITGRQGGWGWKLVTRLADDVRVLPGPDGGKTVSTRLPW; the protein is encoded by the coding sequence ATGACCCCCCACGAGCGTTCCCTCGACTTGACCGGCACCGCCACGGCATCCGCGCGGGCCCGGGAGACAGCCGCCGCCTTCCTCGCCGAGTCGGTACGCCGCCGCGGTCGCCCGGCAAGCCCCGCCGCGAGCGACGCGGTGCTCCTGGTGGCGAGCGAACTCGTCACCAATGCCGTACGGCACGCCCCCGGCCCGTGCACCCTGCGCCTGACCGCACACGAGGAGGCGGTCGTCGTCGAGGTCACGGACACGAACCCCGCGCCGCCGGAGCCCCGCGCTCCGGACATCACCGGCCGGCAGGGCGGCTGGGGCTGGAAACTGGTCACGCGCCTGGCCGATGACGTCCGCGTCCTGCCCGGCCCGGACGGCGGAAAGACGGTGAGCACCCGGCTCCCCTGGTGA
- a CDS encoding arsenate reductase/protein-tyrosine-phosphatase family protein, with protein MAWLAFGYFLSYIPYVLLLKALTGGIPPVAGLPVDGTVLLPAAALGQLAVMPLFLAASGWWRYARATGTLGTDRTVVSLVHVVGAGFFTSLVIGTTALNFTFTGVSVLLVLLLMRGGVLITSPLIDKARERHVTPSAWTALLLSLAAVLVAVGGVRDFHLPPAAVASVCVYLIGYAGRFEIMSRVAKSGVVATDRRYFALEHATAPLCLVVLLAAGALAGQPGLRAGFTTFLTTPEALAAASVGVAYEVLFVFGTLIYLDRRAFSWCVPVNRCASLVSGVIAAYLLHHAAGLPTPTTAELVGLVLVIAAIGALCYPTVASRRRSSGGRARRVLFVCGGNTFRSPLAELVARDEVARQGRAAPSLRITSAGVTVPAMRWGARMSPHTTTALTGLGIRPALGAGHPRLRRARPVTPRLCRSSALIYCMTRDHRDAVLAVAPDVAGRTLCLDPDRDIPDPHGASADAHLRCARHIQRAVRQRLRQFPGPDQHPPALSTG; from the coding sequence ATGGCTTGGCTCGCGTTCGGGTACTTCCTTTCCTACATTCCCTACGTGCTGCTGCTGAAGGCACTGACGGGGGGCATCCCTCCGGTGGCCGGCCTGCCGGTCGACGGAACGGTCCTGCTGCCGGCGGCCGCGCTGGGGCAGCTCGCCGTCATGCCCCTCTTCCTGGCGGCCAGCGGATGGTGGCGCTACGCGCGCGCGACCGGCACCCTGGGTACGGACCGCACCGTTGTGTCACTCGTGCACGTCGTGGGGGCGGGGTTCTTCACCTCCCTCGTGATCGGCACCACCGCACTCAACTTCACCTTCACCGGCGTATCCGTGTTGCTGGTGCTGCTGCTCATGCGCGGGGGTGTCCTGATCACCTCGCCGCTCATCGACAAGGCCCGCGAACGGCACGTGACGCCCTCCGCGTGGACGGCCCTGCTGCTGAGCCTCGCGGCGGTGCTGGTGGCCGTCGGCGGGGTGCGGGACTTCCACCTCCCCCCGGCAGCGGTGGCGAGCGTGTGCGTCTACCTCATCGGCTATGCGGGCCGGTTCGAGATCATGAGCCGCGTCGCCAAGTCCGGGGTGGTCGCCACCGACCGCCGGTACTTCGCCCTTGAGCACGCCACGGCTCCCCTCTGCCTGGTCGTGCTCCTGGCGGCCGGGGCCCTCGCCGGCCAGCCGGGACTCCGAGCGGGCTTCACCACCTTCCTCACCACCCCCGAGGCCTTGGCGGCGGCATCGGTCGGTGTGGCCTACGAGGTGCTGTTCGTCTTCGGCACGCTGATCTACCTCGACCGTCGTGCGTTCTCCTGGTGCGTCCCGGTGAACCGGTGCGCCAGCCTCGTCTCGGGCGTCATCGCCGCGTACCTGCTCCACCACGCGGCCGGACTGCCGACCCCGACCACTGCCGAGCTGGTGGGCCTCGTCCTGGTCATCGCCGCGATCGGCGCCCTGTGCTACCCGACGGTGGCCTCCCGCCGACGCAGCTCGGGCGGCCGCGCACGGCGGGTGCTGTTCGTCTGCGGGGGCAACACCTTCCGCTCACCCCTCGCGGAGCTGGTGGCCCGCGACGAGGTGGCGCGGCAGGGGAGGGCCGCACCCTCCCTGCGGATCACCAGCGCCGGGGTGACGGTCCCCGCGATGCGGTGGGGGGCACGGATGTCACCCCACACCACCACCGCCCTCACGGGTCTGGGCATCCGCCCGGCCCTCGGGGCCGGGCACCCCCGCCTGCGTCGGGCGCGACCGGTGACGCCGCGCCTGTGCCGCAGCAGCGCGCTCATCTACTGCATGACCCGCGACCACCGGGACGCCGTCCTCGCGGTGGCGCCCGACGTGGCCGGCCGGACCCTGTGCCTCGACCCCGACCGCGACATCCCCGACCCGCACGGCGCGTCAGCCGACGCACACCTGCGCTGTGCCCGGCACATCCAGCGAGCGGTCAGGCAGCGGCTGCGCCAGTTCCCGGGCCCCGACCAGCACCCGCCCGCCCTCAGCACCGGTTGA